Genomic DNA from Rhodothermales bacterium:
ACACGACGTGCACCACGCTCGGTGGCCTGTTCCATGGCGGCAGCTACGGCCTGCTCAGAGCCGGAAATCACGACCTGACCCGGCGAATTGAAGTTTGCCGGCTGCACCACGCCGTCAACGGCTTCACATGCGGCTTCGACGTCCGCGTCATCCATGCCGATGATGGCGGCCATGGTGCCGGGGCTTTTCTGCCCGGCCTCCGCCATGAGTCGACCACGTTCGCGTACCAGAAGCAGGCCGTCCTCGAAGGACAGCGCTCCCGCCGCGGCCAGGGCCGAGTATTCCCCCAGACTGTGCCCTGCGGTCATGTCGAAGGGCAGGCCCATGTCCTTCAGCACGGCCATGACGGCCATGGAGTGGGCGTACAGGGCGGGCTGCGTGTTGTCGGTCTGTTTCAGGGCCTCGTTGTCCGCGGCCTCATCGCCTGAACCGAACATGACCTCCGTGAGACCGAAGCCGAGGGTGGCGTCCGCCCGTTCGAGGATGCCGCGGGCCGATTCGTGATCCTGGAACAGGTCCTGGCCCATGCCCACGTACTGGGATCCCTGGCCTGGAAAAAGCAGTGCGGTGGTAGCCATCAGGCGGCCTCCTCCGTGTCGTAGGCCCACTTCAGGTAGGCGGCGCCCCAGGTAAATCCGCCACCGAAGGCTGCCAGCACGATGTTGTCCCCCTTGCGGAGATCCGCCTCCCAGTCTGCCAGGCACAGCGGGATCGTGGCCGCAGTCGTATTGCCGTAACGCTCGATGTTCAGCATGACCTTGTCGGTCGTGATCCCCATGCGGCGTGCCGTAGCATCAATGATGCGCAGGTTTGCCTGGTGGGGCACCAGGTAGCGCACGTCTTCGCCGGTCAGCCCGTTGCGCTCCATGATCTCCGCGGCCACATCGGCCATGCCCGTCACGGCATACTTGAAGACCGAGCGCCCTTCCTGGGTGATGTAGTGCATGCGGGCATCAATCGTCTCATGCGTCGGGGGGTGCAGACTGCCGCCGCCCTTCATGCAGAGCATGTCCCAGTTGGACCCGTCTGTACGTTCGATGGAGTCTATGATGCCGAGGCCATCCTCGGCAGGCTCCAACAAGACGGCGCCCGCCCCGTCACCGAAGAGCACGCAGGTGGTGCGATCGGTCCAGTCGAGAATGGAAGTCATCTTGTCGGCTCCGATGACGAGCACCTTCTTGTGCCTCCCGGATTCGATGAACTTGGCGCCGGTAGACAGACCAAACAGGAAACCGCTGCATGCGGCGGACAGGTCGAAGCCCCACGCATTGGTGGCACCGATTTCTGCCTGCACCAGCGCCGCGGTTGCCGGGAAGAACATGTCCGGGGTGACTGTGCCGACGATGATTGCGTCGACCTCCTCAGCGGTGACGCCGGCTTTTCGAAGCACGTCTTCCGCGGCCCGAGCTGCCATATAGGAAGTGGCCTTGTCGGGATCCTTGAGGATGCGACGCTCTCGGATGCCGGTCCGGGTTCGGATCCATTCATCCGACGTATCGACCAGCTTCTCCAGGTCCGCGTTGGTCAGTTTGTCTTCAGGCAGGAAGTGACCAACCGCGGTGATTGCTGCGTGCGGCATACTTCAGGTGTTTGGTGGACCGACGAGGGGGGTCCGCCGGCGGGCTGCGCCGAATCTACGAAGCAAGCGCGGCCGAGATGGACCCCGGTACATCCTGGCGCGCAGCTTCCACGGCCACGGCGACCATGTTCTGGAAGGCCTTCTCACGGGATCCGCCGTGTCCGATGATAACCGTGCCGCCTACGCCCAACAGGGGAACGCCCCCGTATTCCTCATAATCGAACTGACGGGCAACG
This window encodes:
- the fabD gene encoding ACP S-malonyltransferase, which gives rise to MATTALLFPGQGSQYVGMGQDLFQDHESARGILERADATLGFGLTEVMFGSGDEAADNEALKQTDNTQPALYAHSMAVMAVLKDMGLPFDMTAGHSLGEYSALAAAGALSFEDGLLLVRERGRLMAEAGQKSPGTMAAIIGMDDADVEAACEAVDGVVQPANFNSPGQVVISGSEQAVAAAMEQATERGARRVIPLPVSGAFHSPLMEHARDGLAAALEGVSISVPSCPVYLNVNAQPETDPEAIRRRLLEQLMAPVRWSQTLNRMQKDGTQTFVEVGAGRVLSGLVKRTLGRDATTIALGTSQDIASYTVES
- a CDS encoding ketoacyl-ACP synthase III, translating into MPHAAITAVGHFLPEDKLTNADLEKLVDTSDEWIRTRTGIRERRILKDPDKATSYMAARAAEDVLRKAGVTAEEVDAIIVGTVTPDMFFPATAALVQAEIGATNAWGFDLSAACSGFLFGLSTGAKFIESGRHKKVLVIGADKMTSILDWTDRTTCVLFGDGAGAVLLEPAEDGLGIIDSIERTDGSNWDMLCMKGGGSLHPPTHETIDARMHYITQEGRSVFKYAVTGMADVAAEIMERNGLTGEDVRYLVPHQANLRIIDATARRMGITTDKVMLNIERYGNTTAATIPLCLADWEADLRKGDNIVLAAFGGGFTWGAAYLKWAYDTEEAA